A window of Micromonospora eburnea genomic DNA:
GACACCGGGTGATCGCGGAACTCCGTGATCCACTCCATGTGCCGCAAACGGTGGTCACCGGCCCCGCCGAGACCACCACATGCCGCACACGGAGTCGACCAAGACGCGGCCGAAGCCGGGCGGCCAACCGGACCCCTCACTCCACCCAAGCCGGCAGTCAACCCCGCCGAAGCGGGCATCCCCCGCAAACCGCGCCCCCAGGCGGTCGCGAGTTCGGGTGATCCACTCCGTGTCGCGTAAATGGTGGTCACCGGCACGGCCGTGACCACCAGATGCCGCACCTGGAGCCGATCAAGACTCGGTCGACCGACCCACCCGTCCCGCCACCATCAGGCGGGCAGGCGGGTTTATGACCGCAGAGAGCGACCGCCAACGGGCACGGCGGGACACACCCGGCGTCGTACCGCCCTAGGGTGGTCAGGGTGGCGACCCTTCTGCTTCTGCGACACGGCCGAACCACCGCGAACGCCGACGGCGGCCTGGCCGGCCGGCAGCCGGTCGAGCTGGACGAGACCGGCCGTGCCCAGGCCACGGCCGTCGGTGAGCGGTTGACGGGGTTGTCGCTGGCAGCGGTGGTGACCAGCCCGCTGATCCGCTGCCGGCAGACCCTGCAACTGGCGCTGCCGGGGGTCGAGCCGGTGGTGGAGGAGGGGCTGATCGAGTGCGGGTACGGCAGCTGGGAGGGACAGCCGCTGAAGAAGCTGGCCAAGGAGCCGCTCTGGCCAGTGGTCCAGCAGCATCCCAGCGCGGCCGTCTTCCCGGCGGGGGAGTCGATGGCGGCGATGTCGGCGCGGGCGGTCGCGGCGGTGCGCTCCTGGGATGCCCGGGTCACCGCTGAGCACGGGCCGGAGGCGGTCTGGCTGGCGTGCAGCCACGGCGATGTGATCAAGGCGATCGTGGCGGACGCGCTCGGCGTACATCTGGATCTCTTCCAGCGGATCGTCGCGGACCCGGCGTCGGTGACGGCGATCCGTTACACGCCGCTGCGCCCGTTCCTGGTCCGACTCAACGACACCGGCGGCGACCTCGCGGGTCTGGTACCGCCGCCGGCGAAGCGGCGCCGGCGGGCGGCGCGTACGACGGATTCGGACGCGGCCGTGGGCGGCGGCGCGGGGGCGGCCCCGTGAGCGCGAGGAGTGAGCCGGTCCTGCGAGCCCCGCAGTCGTGAACTGAGGTGGTCCCGTGAGCGCGAGGAGTGAGTCCTGCGAGCCCCGCAGTCGCCGACTGGGGTGAGCCTGCCCGCCACGCCCGGGAAGGGCCCCCGTGGGTCCCGGCGTTTCGCCCTGGGCGGATTCAAGTCGGTGCGCTG
This region includes:
- a CDS encoding histidine phosphatase family protein, with amino-acid sequence MVRVATLLLLRHGRTTANADGGLAGRQPVELDETGRAQATAVGERLTGLSLAAVVTSPLIRCRQTLQLALPGVEPVVEEGLIECGYGSWEGQPLKKLAKEPLWPVVQQHPSAAVFPAGESMAAMSARAVAAVRSWDARVTAEHGPEAVWLACSHGDVIKAIVADALGVHLDLFQRIVADPASVTAIRYTPLRPFLVRLNDTGGDLAGLVPPPAKRRRRAARTTDSDAAVGGGAGAAP